From one Ctenopharyngodon idella isolate HZGC_01 chromosome 15, HZGC01, whole genome shotgun sequence genomic stretch:
- the LOC127495770 gene encoding zinc finger protein 501-like, translated as KSFTTPAHLKNHQRIHTGEKPYKCSYCDKSFARSESLTVHERVHTGEKPYCCTQCGESFKCTRALTYHLLRHSGEKPFNCDQCGKKFISSSHLKQHLKVHSDKKPYVCSLCERSFSWLKSFKQHQKIHNEVRDQRIHSGEKPHTCSHHVCCDCRKSFTRADYLKQHQRIHTGEKPYKCSYCDKSFTQSAHLKSHERLHTGEKPYYCTWCRENFKHLSSLHSHMKVCCK; from the coding sequence aagagctttactacccCTGCCCATCTGAAAAATcaccaaagaattcatactggagaaaaaccttacaaatgctcatattgtgacaagagtttTGCTCGTTCTGAAAGCCTGACAGTACATGagcgagttcatactggagagaagccgtactgCTGTACTCAGTGTGGAGAGAGTTTCAAATGTACTAGAGCTCTCACTTATCATCTGCTCCGTCACTCTGGAGAAAAgccatttaactgtgatcagtgtggtaaaaagtttatttcatcatcacatttaaaacaacacctgaaagttcattcagataagaagccttatgtgtgttctctctgtgAAAGGAGTTTTTCATGGCTAAAAAGTTTTAAACAGCACCAGAAAATACATAATGAAGTGAGAGATCAAAGAATTCATTCTGGAGAAAAACCTCACACATGCTCACATCATGTATGTTGTGATTGTAGGAAGAGTTTTACTAGAGCTGACTATTTGAAACAgcaccaaagaattcatactggagaaaaaccttacaagtgctcatattgtgacaagagtttcactcagtctgcacatctgaaatcacatgaacgacttcatactggagagaagccgtactaCTGTACTTGGTGTAGAGagaattttaaacatttatcaagCCTTCACAGTCATATGAAAGTATGTTGCAAGTGA
- the LOC127495745 gene encoding gastrula zinc finger protein XlCGF7.1-like isoform X3, whose amino-acid sequence MEFIKEEIEDTSDPEPSRIKHEDIEEQIDWMEMKPRKHELNKVEEEKQSIEIQRTKDNKPYTCPQCGKSFSRKGNLKTHIRIHTGVKPYTCTQCGKTFASQLGLKFHLRIHSGEKPFNCDQCGKDFISASNLKQHLKVHSGEKPYVCSLCGKSFSRMDGFKLHQKTHNEVRDHVCFDCGKSFTTAEYLKQHRRIHTGERPYKCSYCDKSFTQSPHLKSHERVHTGEKPYHCTQCEKSFKDSTGFRIHLLRHSGEKAFNCDQCDTKFILSSDLKQHLKVHSGEKPYVCSLCGKSFSWLKSFKLHQKTHNEVKDHLPVSQTRFKLIPD is encoded by the coding sequence actGGATGGAGATGAAACCGCGAAAACATGAACTGAATAAAGTGGAGGAGGAAAAGCAGAGCATCGaaattcaaagaacaaaagataataAGCCGTACACCTGccctcaatgtggaaagagtttcagtcgcaaaggaaaccttaaaacacacataagaattcatactggagtgaaaccgtatacatgcactcagtgtggaaagaccTTTGCTTCTCAATTAGGCCTCAAATTTCATCTGCgcattcactctggagaaaaaccatttaactgtgatcagtgtggtaaagattttatttcGGCATCAAATCTAAAACAACACCTAAAAGTTCATTCAGGTGAGaagccttatgtgtgttctctctgtggaaagagtttttcaaggATGGATGGTTTTAAACTGCACcaaaaaacacataatgaagtgagagatcatgtgtgctttgactgtgggaagagctttacaACAGCTGAGTATCTGAAACAGCACcgaagaattcatactggagaaagaccttacaagtgctcatattgtgacaagagtttcactcaGTCTCCACACCTGAAGTCACATGagcgagttcatactggagagaagccgtaccactgtactcagtgtgagaagagtttcAAAGATTCAACAGGTTTCAGAATTCATCTGCTCcgtcactctggagaaaaagcatttaactgtgatcagtgtgatacaaaatttattttatcatcagatctaaaacaacacctgaaagttcattcagGTGAGaagccttatgtgtgttctctctgtggaaagagtttttcatggCTGAAAAGTTTTAAACtgcaccagaaaacacataatGAAGTGAAAGATCATctcccagtttcacagacaaggtttaagcTAATTCCAGACTAA
- the LOC127495745 gene encoding gastrula zinc finger protein XlCGF7.1-like isoform X2 — MEFIKEEIEDMSDPEPSRIKHEDTEEQIDWMEMKPRKHELNKVEEEKQSIEIQRTKDNKPYTCPQCGKSFSRKGNLKTHIRIHTGVKPYTCTQCGKTFASQLGLKFHLRIHSGEKPFNCDQCGKDFISASNLKQHLKVHSGEKPYVCSLCGKSFSRMDGFKLHQKTHNEVRDHVCFDCGKSFTTAEYLKQHRRIHTGERPYKCSYCDKSFTQSPHLKSHERVHTGEKPYHCTQCEKSFKDSTGFRIHLLRHSGEKAFNCDQCDTKFILSSDLKQHLKVHSGEKPYVCSLCGKSFSWLKSFKLHQKTHNEVKDHLPVSQTRFKLIPD, encoded by the exons atggagtttattaaagaggagattgaagacatgagtgatccagaaccatccagaataaaacatgaagatactgaggaacaaatag actGGATGGAGATGAAACCGCGAAAACATGAACTGAATAAAGTGGAGGAGGAAAAGCAGAGCATCGaaattcaaagaacaaaagataataAGCCGTACACCTGccctcaatgtggaaagagtttcagtcgcaaaggaaaccttaaaacacacataagaattcatactggagtgaaaccgtatacatgcactcagtgtggaaagaccTTTGCTTCTCAATTAGGCCTCAAATTTCATCTGCgcattcactctggagaaaaaccatttaactgtgatcagtgtggtaaagattttatttcGGCATCAAATCTAAAACAACACCTAAAAGTTCATTCAGGTGAGaagccttatgtgtgttctctctgtggaaagagtttttcaaggATGGATGGTTTTAAACTGCACcaaaaaacacataatgaagtgagagatcatgtgtgctttgactgtgggaagagctttacaACAGCTGAGTATCTGAAACAGCACcgaagaattcatactggagaaagaccttacaagtgctcatattgtgacaagagtttcactcaGTCTCCACACCTGAAGTCACATGagcgagttcatactggagagaagccgtaccactgtactcagtgtgagaagagtttcAAAGATTCAACAGGTTTCAGAATTCATCTGCTCcgtcactctggagaaaaagcatttaactgtgatcagtgtgatacaaaatttattttatcatcagatctaaaacaacacctgaaagttcattcagGTGAGaagccttatgtgtgttctctctgtggaaagagtttttcatggCTGAAAAGTTTTAAACtgcaccagaaaacacataatGAAGTGAAAGATCATctcccagtttcacagacaaggtttaagcTAATTCCAGACTAA
- the LOC127495732 gene encoding zinc finger protein 239-like isoform X4, with amino-acid sequence MEFIKVEIEDMSDPEPSRIKHEDTEEQIDWMEMKPQKHELNEAEEEKQNIKTQRTKDNKPYTCSQCGKSFTQKGNLKRHIRVHTGEKPYTCTQCGKSFYQASSLSNHLQVHSGEKQCDQCGKDFHSSSHLKQHLKVHSDERPYVCSLCGKSFSRFYSFKLHQKIHDEVRDHVCCDCGKSFNRADCLKLHQRIHTGEKPYKCSYCDKSFARSKSLKSHERVHTGEKPYYCTQCEKSFSRITALRIHQRIHSGEKPYNCDQCGKRFISSSHLKKHLNVHLDERPYVCSLCGKGFSWLNNFKLHQKTHDEVKDHVCLDCGKRFNRAGNLKQHQRIHTGEKPYKCSYCDKSFNHSVHLKSHERDHTEEKPYYCT; translated from the exons atggagtttattaaagtggagattgaagacatgagtgatccagaaccatccagaataaaacatgaagatactgaggaacaaatag actGGATGGAGATGAAACCGCAAAAACATGAACTGAATGAAGCAGAGGAGGAAAAGCAGAACATCAAaactcaaagaacaaaagataataAGCCATacacctgctctcagtgtggaaagagttttacacaaaaaggaaaccttaagaGACACataagagttcacactggagaaaaaccgtatacatgcactcagtgtggaaagagtttttatCAAGCATCAAGTCTCAGTAATCATCTGCAGgttcactctggagaaaaacagtgtgatcagtgtggtaaagatTTTCATTCATCATCACATCTAAAACAAcacctgaaagttcattcagatgagaggccttatgtgtgttctctctgtggaaagagtttttcaaggTTTTATAGTTTTAAACTGCACCAGAAAATACATGATGAAGtgagagatcatgtgtgttgtgactgtgggaagagctttaatAGAGCTGACTGTCTGAAACTgcaccaaagaattcatactggagaaaaaccttacaagtgctcatattgtgacaagagtttcgCTCGTTCTAAGAGcctgaaatcacatgagcgaGTTCATACTGGGGAGAAGCCGTACTACTGTactcagtgtgagaagagtttTTCTCGTATAACAGCTCTCAGAATTCATCAGCgcattcactctggagaaaagccatataactgtgatcagtgtggtaaaaGGTTTATTTCAtcttcacatttaaaaaaacacctaAACGTTCATTTAGATGAGaggccttatgtgtgttctctctgtggaaaGGGTTTTTCATGGCTGAACAATTTTAAACtgcaccagaaaacacatgatgaagtgaaagatcatgtgtgttTGGACTGTGGGAAGAGATTTAATAGAGCTGGCAATCTGAAACAgcaccaaagaattcatactggagaaaaaccttacaagtgctcatattgtgacaagagtttcaaTCATTCTGTACACCTGAAATCACATGAACGAGATCATACTGAAGAGAAGCCGTACTACTGTACGTAG
- the LOC127495732 gene encoding zinc finger protein 239-like isoform X3, translated as MEFIKEEIEDMSDPEPSRIKHEDIEEQIDWMEMKPQKHELNEAEEEKQNIKTQRTKDNKPYTCSQCGKSFTQKGNLKRHIRVHTGEKPYTCTQCGKSFYQASSLSNHLQVHSGEKQCDQCGKDFHSSSHLKQHLKVHSDERPYVCSLCGKSFSRFYSFKLHQKIHDEVRDHVCCDCGKSFNRADCLKLHQRIHTGEKPYKCSYCDKSFARSKSLKSHERVHTGEKPYYCTQCEKSFSRITALRIHQRIHSGEKPYNCDQCGKRFISSSHLKKHLNVHLDERPYVCSLCGKGFSWLNNFKLHQKTHDEVKDHVCLDCGKRFNRAGNLKQHQRIHTGEKPYKCSYCDKSFNHSVHLKSHERDHTEEKPYYCT; from the exons atggagtttattaaagaggagattgaagacatgagtgatccagaaccatccagaataaaacatgaagatattgAGGAACAAATAG actGGATGGAGATGAAACCGCAAAAACATGAACTGAATGAAGCAGAGGAGGAAAAGCAGAACATCAAaactcaaagaacaaaagataataAGCCATacacctgctctcagtgtggaaagagttttacacaaaaaggaaaccttaagaGACACataagagttcacactggagaaaaaccgtatacatgcactcagtgtggaaagagtttttatCAAGCATCAAGTCTCAGTAATCATCTGCAGgttcactctggagaaaaacagtgtgatcagtgtggtaaagatTTTCATTCATCATCACATCTAAAACAAcacctgaaagttcattcagatgagaggccttatgtgtgttctctctgtggaaagagtttttcaaggTTTTATAGTTTTAAACTGCACCAGAAAATACATGATGAAGtgagagatcatgtgtgttgtgactgtgggaagagctttaatAGAGCTGACTGTCTGAAACTgcaccaaagaattcatactggagaaaaaccttacaagtgctcatattgtgacaagagtttcgCTCGTTCTAAGAGcctgaaatcacatgagcgaGTTCATACTGGGGAGAAGCCGTACTACTGTactcagtgtgagaagagtttTTCTCGTATAACAGCTCTCAGAATTCATCAGCgcattcactctggagaaaagccatataactgtgatcagtgtggtaaaaGGTTTATTTCAtcttcacatttaaaaaaacacctaAACGTTCATTTAGATGAGaggccttatgtgtgttctctctgtggaaaGGGTTTTTCATGGCTGAACAATTTTAAACtgcaccagaaaacacatgatgaagtgaaagatcatgtgtgttTGGACTGTGGGAAGAGATTTAATAGAGCTGGCAATCTGAAACAgcaccaaagaattcatactggagaaaaaccttacaagtgctcatattgtgacaagagtttcaaTCATTCTGTACACCTGAAATCACATGAACGAGATCATACTGAAGAGAAGCCGTACTACTGTACGTAG
- the LOC127495732 gene encoding zinc finger protein 239-like isoform X5, which yields MEFIKEETEDTSDPEPSRIKHEDEIDWMEMKPQKHELNEAEEEKQNIKTQRTKDNKPYTCSQCGKSFTQKGNLKRHIRVHTGEKPYTCTQCGKSFYQASSLSNHLQVHSGEKQCDQCGKDFHSSSHLKQHLKVHSDERPYVCSLCGKSFSRFYSFKLHQKIHDEVRDHVCCDCGKSFNRADCLKLHQRIHTGEKPYKCSYCDKSFARSKSLKSHERVHTGEKPYYCTQCEKSFSRITALRIHQRIHSGEKPYNCDQCGKRFISSSHLKKHLNVHLDERPYVCSLCGKGFSWLNNFKLHQKTHDEVKDHVCLDCGKRFNRAGNLKQHQRIHTGEKPYKCSYCDKSFNHSVHLKSHERDHTEEKPYYCT from the exons atggagtttattaaagaggagactgAAGACACgagtgatccagaaccatccagaataaaacatgaagatgaAATAG actGGATGGAGATGAAACCGCAAAAACATGAACTGAATGAAGCAGAGGAGGAAAAGCAGAACATCAAaactcaaagaacaaaagataataAGCCATacacctgctctcagtgtggaaagagttttacacaaaaaggaaaccttaagaGACACataagagttcacactggagaaaaaccgtatacatgcactcagtgtggaaagagtttttatCAAGCATCAAGTCTCAGTAATCATCTGCAGgttcactctggagaaaaacagtgtgatcagtgtggtaaagatTTTCATTCATCATCACATCTAAAACAAcacctgaaagttcattcagatgagaggccttatgtgtgttctctctgtggaaagagtttttcaaggTTTTATAGTTTTAAACTGCACCAGAAAATACATGATGAAGtgagagatcatgtgtgttgtgactgtgggaagagctttaatAGAGCTGACTGTCTGAAACTgcaccaaagaattcatactggagaaaaaccttacaagtgctcatattgtgacaagagtttcgCTCGTTCTAAGAGcctgaaatcacatgagcgaGTTCATACTGGGGAGAAGCCGTACTACTGTactcagtgtgagaagagtttTTCTCGTATAACAGCTCTCAGAATTCATCAGCgcattcactctggagaaaagccatataactgtgatcagtgtggtaaaaGGTTTATTTCAtcttcacatttaaaaaaacacctaAACGTTCATTTAGATGAGaggccttatgtgtgttctctctgtggaaaGGGTTTTTCATGGCTGAACAATTTTAAACtgcaccagaaaacacatgatgaagtgaaagatcatgtgtgttTGGACTGTGGGAAGAGATTTAATAGAGCTGGCAATCTGAAACAgcaccaaagaattcatactggagaaaaaccttacaagtgctcatattgtgacaagagtttcaaTCATTCTGTACACCTGAAATCACATGAACGAGATCATACTGAAGAGAAGCCGTACTACTGTACGTAG
- the LOC127495732 gene encoding gastrula zinc finger protein XlCGF52.1-like isoform X1, translating into MEFIKVEIEDMSDPEPSRIKHEDTEEQIDWMEMKPQRHELNEAEEEKQSIKTQRTKANRLHTCSQCGTSFSLKGNLKTHITFHTGERPYTCSQCGKSFCQKVHLKIHIRIHTGEKTFTCTQCEKSLAGESGLRNHLHVHSGEKQCDQYGKDFNLSSNLKKTLKVPSDERPYVCFFCGKSFLGLYQFKQHQKTHDEVRDHVCLDCGKSFTRAYCLKQHQRIHTGEKPYKCSYCDKSFTRSESLKSHKRLHTGEKPYHCTQCEKSFTRTSDLRHHLLCHTGEKPFNCDQCGKKFTSSSNLKQHLKVHSDERPYVCSLCGKSFSWLDSFKLHQKTHDEVKDHVCLDCGKSFIRADCLKLHQRIHTGEKPYKCSYCDKSFAQSAHLKSHERVHTGEKPYHCTQCRKSFRHLSRLLTHVKICCK; encoded by the exons atggagtttattaaagtggagattgaagacatgagtgatccagaaccatccagaataaaacatgaagatactgaggaacaaatag acTGGATGGAGATGAAACCGCAAAGACATGAACTGAATGAAGCAGAGGAGGAAAAGCAGAGTATCAAAACTCAAAGAACAAAAGCTAATAGGCTGCACACCTGCTCTCAATGTGGAACGAGTTTCAGTCTAAAAGGAAACCTAAAGACACACATAACatttcacactggagagagaccGTATacatgctctcagtgtggaaagagtttctgtCAAAAAGTACACCTTAAGATACAcataagaattcacactggagaaaaaacgtttacatgcactcagtgtgaaaagagtttAGCTGGTGAATCAGGTCTCAGAAATCATCTGCACgttcactctggagaaaaacaGTGTGATCAGTATGGTAAAGATTTTAATTTGTCATCAAAtctaaaaaaaaccctaaaagtTCCTTCAGATGAGAGGCCTTATGtttgtttcttctgtggaaagagttttttaGGTCTTTATCAATTTAAACAgcaccagaaaacacatgatgaagtgagagatcatgtgtgtttggactgtgggaagagctttactaGAGCTTACTGTCTGAAACAgcaccaaagaattcatactggagaaaaaccttacaagtgctcatattgtgacaagagtttcactCGTTCTGAATCCCTAAAATCACATAAGCgacttcatactggagagaagccgtaccactgtactcagtgtgagaagagtttTACTCGAACATCAGATCTCAGACATCATCTGCTCtgtcacactggagaaaagccatttaactgtgatcagtgtggtaaaaagtttacttcatcgTCAAATTTAAAACAACACCTGAAGGTTCATTCAGATGAGaggccttatgtgtgttctctctgtggaaagagtttttcatggCTGGACAGTTTTAAACTTCACCAGAAAACACATGATGAAGtgaaagatcatgtgtgttTGGACTGCGGGAAGAGCTTTATTAGAGCTGACTGTCTGAAACTgcaccaaagaattcatactggagaaaaaccttacaagtgctcatattgtgacaagagtttTGCTCAGTCTGCacatctgaaatcacatgagcgagttcatacaggagagaagccgtaccacTGTACTCAGTGTAGGAAGAGTTTTAGACATTTATCAAGACTTCTCACTCATGTGAAAATATGTTGCAAGTGA
- the LOC127495732 gene encoding gastrula zinc finger protein XlCGF52.1-like isoform X2, translating into MEFIKEETEDTSDPEPSRIKHEDEIDWMEMKPQRHELNEAEEEKQSIKTQRTKANRLHTCSQCGTSFSLKGNLKTHITFHTGERPYTCSQCGKSFCQKVHLKIHIRIHTGEKTFTCTQCEKSLAGESGLRNHLHVHSGEKQCDQYGKDFNLSSNLKKTLKVPSDERPYVCFFCGKSFLGLYQFKQHQKTHDEVRDHVCLDCGKSFTRAYCLKQHQRIHTGEKPYKCSYCDKSFTRSESLKSHKRLHTGEKPYHCTQCEKSFTRTSDLRHHLLCHTGEKPFNCDQCGKKFTSSSNLKQHLKVHSDERPYVCSLCGKSFSWLDSFKLHQKTHDEVKDHVCLDCGKSFIRADCLKLHQRIHTGEKPYKCSYCDKSFAQSAHLKSHERVHTGEKPYHCTQCRKSFRHLSRLLTHVKICCK; encoded by the exons atggagtttattaaagaggagactgAAGACACgagtgatccagaaccatccagaataaaacatgaagatgaAATAG acTGGATGGAGATGAAACCGCAAAGACATGAACTGAATGAAGCAGAGGAGGAAAAGCAGAGTATCAAAACTCAAAGAACAAAAGCTAATAGGCTGCACACCTGCTCTCAATGTGGAACGAGTTTCAGTCTAAAAGGAAACCTAAAGACACACATAACatttcacactggagagagaccGTATacatgctctcagtgtggaaagagtttctgtCAAAAAGTACACCTTAAGATACAcataagaattcacactggagaaaaaacgtttacatgcactcagtgtgaaaagagtttAGCTGGTGAATCAGGTCTCAGAAATCATCTGCACgttcactctggagaaaaacaGTGTGATCAGTATGGTAAAGATTTTAATTTGTCATCAAAtctaaaaaaaaccctaaaagtTCCTTCAGATGAGAGGCCTTATGtttgtttcttctgtggaaagagttttttaGGTCTTTATCAATTTAAACAgcaccagaaaacacatgatgaagtgagagatcatgtgtgtttggactgtgggaagagctttactaGAGCTTACTGTCTGAAACAgcaccaaagaattcatactggagaaaaaccttacaagtgctcatattgtgacaagagtttcactCGTTCTGAATCCCTAAAATCACATAAGCgacttcatactggagagaagccgtaccactgtactcagtgtgagaagagtttTACTCGAACATCAGATCTCAGACATCATCTGCTCtgtcacactggagaaaagccatttaactgtgatcagtgtggtaaaaagtttacttcatcgTCAAATTTAAAACAACACCTGAAGGTTCATTCAGATGAGaggccttatgtgtgttctctctgtggaaagagtttttcatggCTGGACAGTTTTAAACTTCACCAGAAAACACATGATGAAGtgaaagatcatgtgtgttTGGACTGCGGGAAGAGCTTTATTAGAGCTGACTGTCTGAAACTgcaccaaagaattcatactggagaaaaaccttacaagtgctcatattgtgacaagagtttTGCTCAGTCTGCacatctgaaatcacatgagcgagttcatacaggagagaagccgtaccacTGTACTCAGTGTAGGAAGAGTTTTAGACATTTATCAAGACTTCTCACTCATGTGAAAATATGTTGCAAGTGA